In Clostridium sp. DL-VIII, the following proteins share a genomic window:
- a CDS encoding DUF6838 family protein, whose product MITLKQINKAINNVIQAALVNTEFADVQVRTEDTKEDIKKDVDGSYINAIRPSIKVTFDTIQAGKFNSQLKERTLPVRVYFFAKDRYKPKLDNLAMEDLLVNTFLEDVKVTDTFYMPIAEDGEIQCSTTDGVLQVTFELYSLEEIYDDSNLENIEELNFNLNLKE is encoded by the coding sequence ATGATTACACTGAAACAAATAAATAAGGCTATAAATAATGTTATACAAGCTGCATTAGTAAATACAGAATTTGCAGATGTTCAGGTAAGAACAGAAGATACTAAAGAAGATATAAAAAAAGATGTAGATGGATCATATATAAATGCTATAAGGCCATCAATAAAAGTAACATTTGATACTATACAAGCAGGAAAATTTAATAGTCAATTAAAAGAAAGAACTCTTCCAGTAAGGGTTTATTTTTTTGCTAAAGATAGGTACAAACCTAAATTAGATAATTTAGCAATGGAGGATTTATTAGTAAATACATTTTTAGAAGATGTAAAAGTCACAGATACATTTTACATGCCAATTGCTGAAGATGGAGAGATACAGTGCAGCACAACTGACGGTGTATTACAGGTTACTTTTGAGTTATATTCCCTTGAAGAAATTTATGACGATTCAAATTTAGAGAATATAGAAGAGTTAAATTTCAACTTAAATTTAAAAGAATAG
- a CDS encoding phage tail sheath C-terminal domain-containing protein, with the protein MTVEMPNIDVSFKQKANSLVDRSERGYAILIIRDDTVKTFDYREYDIITDVKENDYSSSNYQYINDIFAFAPYKVCIVRIDATAEEGETAPTIADALNIVSQNVATGWITIGNGSADDFTTLSSWIKTKATMEKRTYKAVVFNVTIAPDEKHVVNFVNDHVTFSDTTRGEVEGVHYCPSLIGILAKCNISQGCNYFKCTNLSKVTEVDDRNAALGAGKFILINDGANVRIARGINSLITTNGTTITEDMKEIEVVEAMDLMQDDISTTFKEDYLGGGYKNKYDNQILFISAVNGYFKELSAEGTDVLDGEYDNKSDIDVEAQRAAWIAAGTSEASGWTDLQVRKNTFKRSLFLTANAKVLQSMVDLKFAINLA; encoded by the coding sequence ATGACAGTAGAAATGCCAAACATAGATGTAAGCTTTAAGCAAAAGGCAAATTCACTCGTTGATCGTAGTGAGAGAGGTTACGCAATCCTTATTATTAGGGATGATACCGTTAAGACATTTGATTATAGAGAATATGACATAATTACTGATGTTAAAGAAAATGATTATTCGTCAAGTAATTATCAGTACATTAATGATATATTTGCATTTGCACCGTATAAAGTTTGTATAGTTAGGATAGATGCTACAGCAGAAGAAGGGGAAACAGCTCCAACTATAGCGGATGCATTAAATATTGTTTCGCAGAATGTTGCGACTGGATGGATTACTATTGGAAATGGTTCAGCAGATGATTTTACTACGTTATCAAGTTGGATAAAAACTAAAGCAACAATGGAAAAGAGAACTTATAAGGCTGTAGTTTTTAATGTCACAATTGCACCAGATGAAAAGCATGTAGTTAATTTTGTAAATGACCATGTGACTTTTTCAGATACTACAAGAGGAGAAGTCGAAGGAGTACATTATTGTCCAAGCTTAATAGGAATATTAGCTAAATGCAATATTAGTCAAGGTTGTAACTATTTTAAATGTACAAACCTTAGTAAAGTCACTGAGGTTGATGATAGGAATGCAGCTCTCGGAGCTGGTAAATTTATATTAATTAATGATGGTGCTAATGTAAGAATTGCACGTGGAATTAATTCACTGATAACTACAAATGGTACTACTATAACAGAAGATATGAAAGAGATTGAAGTTGTTGAAGCTATGGATCTTATGCAAGATGATATATCAACAACATTTAAAGAAGATTATCTTGGCGGTGGATATAAGAATAAATATGATAATCAAATTTTATTTATATCAGCAGTTAATGGTTATTTTAAAGAGTTATCAGCAGAGGGGACTGACGTTTTAGATGGAGAATATGACAATAAAAGTGATATTGATGTGGAAGCACAGAGAGCTGCATGGATAGCTGCCGGAACTTCAGAAGCTTCAGGATGGACAGATTTACAAGTCAGAAAGAATACTTTTAAAAGAAGTTTATTCTTAACTGCAAATGCAAAAGTATTACAAAGCATGGTTGATTTGAAATTTGCAATCAATTTAGCTTAA
- a CDS encoding phage tail tube protein: protein MANQALANKVLTGSSGNLWFNGQLLANLSKIEAKVKGDFESIEFCGDNATYSRYNGWSGEGTITVKKVDSTIWKICADAYKSGVMPDIKLISSLTDNATGKSEKASIEGVVITEFLLAGFESKKIIEEEFPFNFGDFEPIETI, encoded by the coding sequence ATGGCAAATCAAGCTTTAGCTAATAAAGTTTTAACAGGTAGTAGCGGTAATTTATGGTTCAATGGTCAGCTTTTAGCTAATTTAAGTAAAATTGAAGCCAAGGTAAAAGGTGACTTTGAAAGTATTGAATTTTGCGGAGATAATGCAACATATAGTAGATATAATGGTTGGAGCGGTGAAGGAACTATTACTGTAAAAAAAGTAGACAGTACAATATGGAAGATTTGTGCTGATGCATATAAAAGTGGAGTTATGCCAGATATTAAATTAATATCGAGTTTAACTGACAATGCCACTGGGAAAAGTGAAAAGGCAAGTATAGAAGGAGTAGTAATAACTGAATTTTTGCTTGCCGGTTTTGAGTCTAAAAAAATAATTGAAGAAGAATTTCCATTTAATTTTGGAGATTTTGAACCAATTGAAACTATTTAA
- a CDS encoding phage tail tape measure protein has translation MASKVISTILNLKDNFSDTIQNVAKNTQSFRNGMKNTEDQALNMKKTVSNAYDTIGQSILRGIGVGAGMDIWEQMKEGIVETVTFGNELQKSLNGIQAATGISDDALGSMRDTMLDIYNDNFGENFDEIGEAIKGIRQQTGASGDDLKELAEDAFALRDTFGIDVNESIRSANTIMNQFGVDGENAFNLIAQGKQKGLDFSDEMVDSINEYSVQFKKVGLSAQDMFNIFANGTASGAFNLDKVGDAVKEFSIRAVDGSKTTTDGFTQLGFNAADLSAKFAQGGDIARSSFENVVSALGNMQDPLKQSQIGVELFGTQFEDLGINAIESLGNLNGSIDSTYDAMSSIKDIKYNDIGSAFEGIKRNIQTSILVPISDEALPRLNDFANWFKDKIPGVKETISSVTGEFLNVASNILDTDLPALQNLGSSIGNLAKTIYDSVAPAFDSIKPDSWDSVGDAIKDIIDSSTKVVDFYRNNWTTIKPIIEGVTMAVVAWKLAIIAVNTWTKIVSITTKAWETIEMIIWGIKNATNAWEAAQWALDVAMDANPIGVVALAIAGLGFVIYEVVKHWQDIYNWIKWVWGILEDNPILLFISAVLNPFGTALLAIVANWDKITGAIQRAYDWFKSWTNKWNNTTLADKEVNITGNYSNVDTSNADQVTFNPWGWKATGTQYATGGPTIVGEHGPEAIDLPGGAKVYTANQTKKILNGNGNNGMNIYVIVQGNMVGNEEFANQVGQHVYNQIQLGMVNSKG, from the coding sequence TTGGCTTCAAAAGTAATTAGTACGATTTTAAATTTAAAAGATAATTTTAGTGATACAATTCAAAACGTTGCTAAAAATACGCAATCTTTTAGAAATGGAATGAAAAATACTGAAGATCAAGCTTTGAACATGAAAAAAACTGTTTCTAATGCATATGATACCATTGGACAATCTATATTAAGAGGTATTGGCGTTGGTGCGGGAATGGACATTTGGGAACAAATGAAAGAAGGAATTGTTGAAACAGTTACTTTTGGTAATGAGCTTCAAAAATCTTTAAATGGTATTCAAGCAGCAACTGGAATAAGTGATGATGCATTAGGAAGCATGCGAGATACTATGCTTGATATTTATAATGATAATTTCGGAGAAAATTTTGACGAAATTGGAGAAGCAATTAAAGGCATAAGGCAACAAACAGGTGCTAGTGGTGATGATTTAAAAGAATTAGCAGAAGATGCATTTGCATTAAGAGATACCTTTGGCATAGACGTAAATGAATCTATAAGAAGTGCCAATACGATTATGAACCAATTTGGAGTAGATGGTGAGAATGCTTTTAATTTGATTGCACAAGGGAAGCAAAAAGGATTAGATTTCAGTGATGAAATGGTTGACTCTATTAATGAATATAGCGTGCAATTTAAGAAGGTTGGTTTAAGTGCTCAAGATATGTTTAATATTTTTGCAAATGGAACAGCTTCAGGGGCATTTAACCTTGATAAAGTTGGAGATGCAGTTAAGGAATTTTCTATAAGAGCAGTTGATGGAAGTAAAACTACAACAGATGGTTTTACTCAGCTTGGATTTAATGCAGCCGATTTGTCAGCTAAATTTGCACAAGGTGGAGATATTGCAAGAAGTTCATTTGAAAATGTAGTTAGTGCATTAGGTAATATGCAAGATCCATTAAAGCAATCTCAGATTGGTGTTGAGTTATTTGGAACTCAATTTGAGGATTTGGGTATAAATGCAATTGAAAGTTTAGGGAATTTAAATGGTTCGATTGATAGCACATATGATGCAATGAGTTCTATTAAAGATATTAAATACAATGATATAGGCAGTGCATTTGAAGGAATAAAACGTAATATTCAAACGAGTATTTTAGTTCCAATATCTGATGAGGCGCTGCCGAGACTAAATGATTTTGCTAATTGGTTTAAGGATAAAATACCAGGAGTAAAAGAGACTATTTCAAGTGTCACAGGTGAATTTTTAAATGTTGCAAGTAATATTTTAGATACTGATTTACCAGCATTGCAGAACTTAGGTAGTTCCATTGGAAATTTAGCTAAAACAATATATGATAGTGTTGCGCCTGCTTTCGACTCAATAAAACCAGATAGCTGGGACTCTGTTGGAGATGCAATAAAGGATATTATAGATAGTTCAACAAAAGTTGTAGATTTTTATAGAAATAACTGGACTACAATAAAGCCGATAATAGAGGGCGTTACAATGGCTGTAGTGGCGTGGAAGCTTGCAATTATAGCGGTTAATACATGGACAAAGATAGTTTCTATCACTACTAAAGCGTGGGAAACGATAGAAATGATTATATGGGGCATTAAGAATGCAACAAACGCATGGGAAGCTGCACAATGGGCTCTAGATGTAGCTATGGATGCAAACCCAATAGGAGTTGTAGCGCTTGCAATAGCGGGTTTAGGTTTTGTTATATACGAAGTAGTTAAACATTGGCAAGATATATATAATTGGATTAAATGGGTTTGGGGAATTCTTGAGGATAATCCAATATTGCTATTTATAAGTGCTGTATTAAATCCTTTTGGAACTGCTTTATTAGCAATTGTAGCTAATTGGGATAAGATAACTGGAGCGATTCAACGAGCTTATGATTGGTTTAAATCATGGACAAATAAATGGAACAATACAACCTTAGCAGATAAAGAGGTTAATATTACTGGAAATTATTCAAATGTTGATACATCTAATGCAGATCAAGTAACATTTAATCCTTGGGGATGGAAAGCTACAGGAACACAATATGCTACTGGTGGACCTACAATAGTTGGAGAACATGGACCAGAAGCTATTGACTTACCAGGTGGTGCAAAAGTTTATACAGCAAACCAAACTAAGAAGATATTAAATGGAAATGGTAATAATGGAATGAACATATATGTAATAGTTCAAGGCAATATGGTAGGAAATGAAGAGTTTGCA